From Micromonospora rifamycinica, a single genomic window includes:
- a CDS encoding peptidase translates to MVVRLSRHRLLALFCGVLVALTLATPATAVPAHPGVDRAGAAAGWLARQLVDGERFEVVFDGVAYPDQGLTLDAVFAFAAAGVADDFGTRALAWVTRPDVRDGYVGDGGTEAYVGATAKLALAVQVRGGDPTDVGGVDLIARLRGLESSSGRFTDRSAYGNYSNAFSQSFAILALDRTAQGAPGTAATWLAGTRCPDGGYPLLPAQPVCTSDVDATALAVQALQAAGRPAAAAAGLRWLVSVQGANGSFADSSGVPNANSTGLAAQALRTGHRPLAWARARAFLVGLQVGCGAAPADRGAVDFDDGTFDPATATRATGQAVLGLTGDGYATLSAATAGSGAPVLTCP, encoded by the coding sequence ATGGTCGTCCGCCTGAGCCGGCACCGCCTGCTCGCCCTGTTCTGCGGCGTACTCGTCGCTCTCACCCTCGCCACGCCCGCGACCGCCGTACCCGCACATCCCGGCGTCGACCGGGCCGGGGCCGCCGCCGGCTGGCTCGCGCGGCAACTCGTCGACGGTGAACGATTCGAGGTGGTCTTCGACGGCGTCGCCTACCCCGACCAGGGGTTGACCCTCGACGCGGTGTTCGCCTTCGCCGCCGCCGGTGTCGCCGACGACTTCGGGACACGGGCGCTGGCCTGGGTCACCCGACCGGACGTCCGCGACGGTTACGTCGGTGACGGCGGCACCGAGGCGTACGTGGGCGCGACCGCGAAACTCGCCCTCGCGGTGCAGGTACGCGGGGGCGACCCGACCGACGTCGGTGGGGTGGACCTGATCGCCCGGCTGCGGGGGCTGGAATCGTCCAGCGGCCGGTTCACCGACCGGTCGGCGTACGGGAACTACAGCAACGCGTTCAGCCAGTCCTTCGCGATCCTCGCCCTGGACCGCACCGCGCAGGGTGCGCCCGGAACCGCCGCCACCTGGCTGGCCGGGACCCGCTGCCCGGACGGCGGATACCCGCTGCTGCCCGCCCAGCCGGTGTGCACCTCCGATGTGGACGCCACCGCACTGGCGGTGCAGGCGCTCCAGGCGGCGGGCCGCCCGGCCGCCGCTGCCGCCGGGCTGCGCTGGCTGGTGTCGGTGCAGGGCGCCAACGGTAGCTTCGCCGACTCGTCGGGCGTCCCGAACGCCAACAGCACCGGGCTCGCTGCGCAGGCGCTGCGCACCGGCCACCGGCCGTTGGCCTGGGCGCGGGCACGGGCGTTCCTGGTCGGCCTGCAGGTGGGTTGCGGCGCAGCGCCGGCCGACCGGGGCGCGGTCGACTTCGACGACGGCACCTTCGACCCGGCCACCGCCACCCGCGCCACCGGTCAGGCCGTCCTGGGCCTGACCGGGGACGGCTACGCCACGCTCTCCGCCGCGACCGCCGGTTCCGGCGCACCGGTGCTCACCTGTCCCTGA
- a CDS encoding cell wall anchor protein: MLLSRRLATGLGAIVATTVVTAAVPLAGVAAPAPADAAAARDATSWLAGEFADGTLPGPYAGQDWGLTIDGIIAMSATGGSAPTRQAATGQVAAHVRSYNSYDDWGIEGFTDGGATAKLLYVASAAGADPTDFGGYDLRAVTLSLLAGADAGHQRGRITSRTTADSGPDASNTFDQSFAVLGLARSGDLPQDTVDFLVRQQCAAGGFRLYPDTADGPSPSCDEQPGATLDVDSTAMAVQALLAAADAGATGASDAARRGADWLVGQQHADGSFGGSGPTTGANSNSTGLAGQALAAAGRDSQAAQAAHAVAGVQLTAANGGAAAGDAGAIAYHAESFTSAVTAGITDTDRDQWRRATAQALLGLAQVPLGRIGLDLPPTSPTPTGTATPTPTASATPTTSATPTPTTTPAGPSPSATGSPATPSPTVSSTDTAAPTTTPAAPPLPGLPTTGAAIIGYVLVALLLIGGGVVLLVLGRRRRAA, encoded by the coding sequence ATGCTTCTGTCCCGGCGTCTCGCCACCGGTCTCGGCGCGATCGTGGCGACGACCGTCGTCACGGCAGCCGTGCCCCTGGCCGGGGTGGCCGCACCCGCCCCGGCCGATGCCGCCGCCGCGCGTGACGCCACCTCGTGGCTGGCCGGTGAATTCGCCGACGGCACGCTGCCCGGACCGTACGCTGGCCAGGACTGGGGCCTGACCATCGACGGGATCATCGCGATGTCCGCCACCGGCGGGTCGGCACCGACGCGACAGGCGGCGACCGGGCAGGTCGCGGCGCACGTCCGGTCCTACAACAGCTACGACGACTGGGGCATCGAGGGTTTCACCGACGGCGGGGCGACCGCGAAGCTGCTCTACGTCGCGTCCGCCGCCGGTGCCGACCCCACCGACTTCGGCGGGTACGACCTGCGGGCGGTGACGCTGTCCCTGCTGGCCGGGGCGGACGCCGGTCACCAGCGGGGACGGATCACCAGTCGCACCACGGCCGACAGTGGACCGGACGCCAGCAACACCTTCGACCAGTCCTTCGCCGTGCTGGGTCTGGCCCGCAGCGGTGACCTGCCGCAGGACACCGTCGACTTCCTCGTCCGGCAGCAGTGCGCGGCCGGAGGCTTCCGGCTCTACCCGGACACCGCGGACGGCCCTTCGCCGTCCTGCGACGAGCAGCCGGGCGCGACCCTCGACGTCGACTCGACGGCGATGGCCGTGCAGGCGTTGCTGGCCGCCGCCGACGCCGGTGCCACCGGGGCGAGCGACGCCGCCCGCAGGGGCGCGGACTGGCTGGTGGGGCAGCAGCACGCCGACGGTTCGTTCGGCGGTTCCGGCCCGACCACCGGCGCGAACTCCAACAGCACCGGGCTGGCCGGGCAGGCGCTCGCCGCTGCCGGCCGGGACAGCCAGGCCGCACAGGCCGCACACGCGGTGGCCGGGGTGCAGCTCACGGCGGCGAACGGTGGTGCTGCCGCCGGTGACGCGGGGGCGATCGCCTACCACGCCGAGTCGTTCACCAGCGCCGTCACGGCCGGGATCACGGACACCGACCGGGACCAGTGGCGCAGGGCCACCGCGCAGGCCCTCCTCGGACTCGCCCAGGTGCCGCTGGGCCGCATCGGTCTCGACCTGCCGCCGACGTCGCCGACGCCGACCGGCACCGCGACTCCGACGCCGACCGCCTCTGCCACTCCGACCACCTCTGCCACACCGACACCGACGACGACCCCGGCCGGTCCGAGCCCGAGCGCCACCGGTAGCCCGGCGACGCCCTCCCCCACCGTGTCATCGACCGACACCGCCGCGCCGACCACCACCCCGGCCGCTCCCCCGCTGCCCGGTCTCCCCACCACCGGCGCGGCGATCATCGGGTACGTGCTGGTCGCATTGCTGCTGATCGGCGGCGGTGTGGTGCTGTTGGTGCTCGGACGTCGGCGGCGGGCGGCATGA
- the def gene encoding peptide deformylase, whose product MQTSTGIPRPITRYGTPVLHRRCAEVTDFDDALAQLVADMFASMYAAHGVGLAANQIGVDARIFVVDCPDATGAHTVATVVNPVLHLPEHRELVTDSEGCLSVPGQHADLARCATATVTGFDLHGREIRLDGTGTLARCFQHEVDHLDGLAYVDRLPTRLRKQILAANAEHPGVGAGTAQDA is encoded by the coding sequence GTGCAGACCTCGACCGGCATTCCGCGCCCGATCACCCGTTACGGCACCCCCGTGCTGCATCGCCGCTGTGCCGAGGTGACCGACTTCGACGACGCCCTCGCCCAGCTCGTCGCCGACATGTTCGCCAGCATGTACGCCGCCCACGGTGTCGGTCTGGCCGCCAACCAGATCGGCGTCGACGCGCGGATCTTCGTCGTCGACTGCCCCGACGCCACCGGCGCCCACACCGTCGCCACCGTCGTCAACCCGGTGCTGCACCTACCCGAGCACCGCGAGCTGGTGACCGACTCCGAGGGCTGCCTGTCCGTGCCCGGCCAGCACGCCGACCTGGCCCGCTGCGCCACCGCCACCGTGACCGGGTTCGACCTCCACGGCCGGGAGATCCGGCTGGACGGCACCGGCACCCTCGCCCGCTGCTTCCAACACGAGGTCGACCACCTCGACGGCCTCGCCTACGTCGACCGGCTCCCGACCAGGCTCCGCAAACAGATCCTCGCCGCCAACGCCGAACACCCCGGCGTCGGCGCAGGCACGGCGCAGGACGCCTGA
- a CDS encoding ECF transporter S component, with the protein MSVLRVAPRTAVVLALASAAALATFTWPFFIPAHPEGTARTGEAPLVFLVMLPVLMALVLAELSSGGIDSKALAMLGVLAAVNAALRPLGAGTAGIETVFFLLVLAGRVFGPGFGFLLGSTSLFASALLTAGVGPWLPFQMLCASWVGLGAGLLPARLRGRAEVAVLAGYGAFAAYGYGLLMNLWFWPFSLGADTQLSYVAGAPVLDNLHRFAVFTAVTSTFGWDTGRAITTAVAVVLAGPAVLAALRRAARRAAFDAPVTFAAPVLTPAPSTTLPPPGTPVAAAEGVTGSAVGVASPTGRGRDAVRPAD; encoded by the coding sequence ATGAGTGTGCTGCGGGTCGCGCCGCGCACCGCCGTGGTGCTGGCCCTCGCCTCCGCCGCCGCGTTGGCGACCTTCACCTGGCCGTTCTTCATTCCCGCGCATCCGGAGGGCACCGCCCGCACCGGGGAAGCCCCGCTGGTCTTCCTCGTCATGCTGCCGGTGCTGATGGCGCTCGTCCTGGCCGAACTCAGCTCCGGTGGCATCGACAGCAAGGCCCTGGCGATGCTCGGCGTGCTCGCCGCCGTCAACGCCGCGCTGCGCCCCCTGGGCGCCGGCACCGCAGGCATCGAAACCGTGTTCTTCCTGCTCGTCCTCGCCGGTCGGGTCTTCGGGCCGGGTTTCGGTTTTCTCCTCGGTTCGACGTCGCTGTTCGCCTCCGCGCTGCTCACCGCCGGGGTGGGTCCGTGGTTGCCGTTCCAGATGTTGTGCGCCTCCTGGGTGGGTCTCGGTGCTGGTCTGCTCCCCGCGCGGCTGCGCGGCCGGGCTGAGGTTGCCGTCCTGGCCGGGTACGGGGCGTTCGCCGCCTACGGCTACGGCCTGCTGATGAATCTGTGGTTCTGGCCGTTCAGCCTGGGCGCGGACACTCAACTCTCCTACGTCGCCGGTGCGCCGGTGCTGGACAATCTGCACCGCTTCGCTGTGTTCACGGCCGTCACCTCGACGTTCGGCTGGGACACCGGACGAGCCATCACCACCGCCGTGGCGGTCGTGCTGGCCGGCCCGGCGGTGCTCGCCGCGCTGCGGCGGGCCGCCCGGCGGGCCGCGTTCGACGCCCCGGTCACCTTCGCCGCCCCCGTGCTGACACCGGCTCCGTCAACGACCCTGCCGCCACCCGGGACGCCGGTGGCGGCAGCGGAGGGCGTGACGGGTTCCGCCGTAGGCGTGGCCTCACCTACCGGCCGAGGGCGGGATGCGGTGCGACCGGCGGACTGA
- a CDS encoding ABC transporter ATP-binding protein, with protein sequence MITFDRVTVRYTDDGPPPLREVSLRVEEGELCLVAGRTGAGKSTLLRAINGLVPHFTGATLYGSVTVDGRDTRRHPPRDLADVVGVVGQDPLSGFVTDTVEEELAYGMEQLALPAAVMRKRVEETLDLLGIAELRHRPLRTLSGGQQQRVAIGAVLTSHPRVLVLDEPTSALDPTAAEDVLAAVTRLVHDLGVTVVLAEHRLERVVQYADRLLYLPGDGRVVDGEPATVLAGVDLAPPLVELGRLAGWTPLPLSVRDARRQAGFLRRRLAGTAPPDPTSTPDTPPVLAARKVVVRYPGTVAVAGVDLDLHRGRVVALMGRNGSGKSSLLWAVQGSGPRHRGTVTVDAGEGRSPVDPKQLSAGQARRHVGLVPQTPGDLLYLETVDSECHQADRETGAAAGTCRALLDRLTPGLPGDRHPRDLSEGQRLALVLAVQLTAAPPVVLLDEPTRGLDYLAKRQFVDLVRGLAAADRAVVVATHDVELVAILADRVIVMADGDIVADGTTAEVMLASPAFAPQVAKVLAPAPWLTVEQVTAALGPPREPA encoded by the coding sequence GTGATCACATTCGACCGGGTGACCGTCCGCTACACCGACGATGGTCCACCGCCGCTGCGGGAGGTGAGCCTGCGGGTCGAGGAGGGCGAACTGTGCCTGGTCGCCGGCCGTACCGGGGCCGGCAAGTCGACGCTGCTGCGGGCGATCAACGGGCTGGTGCCGCACTTCACCGGCGCCACCCTGTACGGCAGCGTCACCGTCGACGGCCGGGACACCCGCCGGCACCCGCCCCGCGATCTCGCCGACGTCGTCGGTGTGGTCGGCCAGGACCCGCTGTCCGGGTTCGTCACCGACACCGTCGAAGAGGAGTTGGCGTACGGCATGGAGCAGTTGGCCCTGCCGGCGGCGGTGATGCGTAAGCGGGTGGAGGAGACCCTCGACCTGCTCGGCATCGCCGAGCTGCGGCACCGGCCGCTGCGGACGTTGTCCGGTGGGCAGCAGCAGCGGGTCGCGATAGGCGCGGTCCTCACCAGCCACCCCCGGGTGCTGGTGCTCGACGAACCCACCTCCGCCCTGGACCCCACCGCCGCCGAGGATGTCCTCGCCGCCGTCACCCGGCTGGTGCACGACCTGGGCGTGACCGTGGTGCTTGCCGAACACCGTCTGGAACGGGTCGTGCAGTACGCCGACCGGCTGCTCTACCTGCCCGGCGACGGCCGGGTGGTCGACGGGGAGCCGGCGACGGTGCTGGCCGGTGTCGACCTCGCACCACCGCTGGTCGAGCTGGGCCGGCTGGCCGGGTGGACGCCGCTGCCGCTGTCGGTCCGCGACGCCCGCCGACAGGCCGGTTTCCTGCGTCGACGGCTCGCCGGCACGGCACCTCCCGACCCGACGTCGACCCCGGATACTCCCCCGGTGCTGGCCGCCCGGAAGGTCGTCGTGCGGTATCCGGGCACGGTGGCCGTGGCCGGCGTCGACCTCGACCTGCATCGCGGCCGGGTCGTCGCGTTGATGGGTCGCAACGGATCCGGTAAGTCGAGCCTGCTCTGGGCGGTGCAGGGCAGCGGCCCGCGGCACCGGGGCACCGTCACCGTCGATGCCGGTGAGGGGCGGAGTCCTGTCGATCCGAAGCAGCTGTCGGCTGGCCAGGCCCGCCGGCACGTCGGACTCGTCCCGCAGACCCCGGGAGACCTGCTCTACCTGGAGACGGTGGACAGCGAGTGCCACCAGGCCGATCGGGAGACCGGCGCGGCGGCCGGCACCTGCCGCGCCCTGCTCGACCGGCTCACCCCCGGTCTGCCCGGCGACCGGCACCCCCGTGACCTGTCCGAGGGGCAACGGCTGGCGCTCGTACTCGCGGTGCAGCTCACCGCCGCCCCACCGGTGGTCCTGCTCGACGAGCCGACCCGAGGTCTGGACTATCTCGCCAAGCGACAGTTCGTGGACCTGGTTCGCGGGCTGGCCGCGGCCGACCGGGCGGTGGTGGTCGCGACGCACGACGTCGAGCTTGTCGCGATCCTCGCCGACCGGGTGATCGTGATGGCCGACGGGGACATCGTGGCCGACGGCACCACGGCCGAGGTGATGCTCGCCTCACCGGCGTTCGCCCCACAGGTGGCCAAGGTCCTCGCCCCGGCGCCGTGGCTGACGGTCGAGCAGGTCACCGCCGCGCTGGGTCCGCCCCGGGAGCCGGCATGA
- a CDS encoding alanine--tRNA ligase-related protein — protein sequence MQLARHGVGPGGGQKTGRSSLPGDKAFQLHDTYGFPIDLTLEIANEQGLTVDADGFRALTTEQRTRAKADAKARKTGHTDLSAYRTVLDAHGPTDWLAYETLDTESRVVAIWSGGATVDTAGAGDMVTVALDRTPFYAESGGQDSDAGLLTGPNLRAEIIDVQRPVKGHLPLAQARAEGALALFGETYDDTVRVVEIGAEWSREQALTDAFTDDAERAHAFLLLTELALAITSDHTGRELPVIVREISLRIAALAAAD from the coding sequence ATGCAGCTGGCCAGGCACGGGGTCGGGCCGGGCGGCGGTCAGAAAACCGGACGCTCGTCACTGCCCGGCGACAAGGCGTTCCAACTGCACGACACGTACGGCTTCCCGATCGACCTCACCCTGGAGATCGCCAACGAGCAGGGCCTGACCGTGGACGCCGACGGGTTCCGGGCCCTGACGACCGAGCAGCGCACCCGCGCGAAGGCCGACGCGAAGGCCCGCAAGACCGGCCACACCGACCTGTCGGCCTACCGGACGGTGCTGGACGCGCACGGACCCACCGACTGGTTGGCCTACGAGACGCTCGACACCGAATCCCGGGTCGTCGCGATCTGGTCCGGCGGCGCGACGGTGGACACCGCCGGGGCCGGCGACATGGTCACCGTCGCACTGGACCGCACCCCGTTCTACGCCGAGAGCGGCGGACAGGACTCCGACGCCGGCCTGCTCACCGGCCCGAACCTGCGCGCCGAGATCATCGACGTGCAGCGACCGGTCAAGGGCCACCTGCCGCTGGCACAGGCCCGCGCCGAGGGCGCCCTGGCCCTGTTCGGCGAGACCTACGACGACACCGTCCGGGTCGTCGAGATCGGTGCCGAGTGGTCCCGCGAGCAGGCGCTCACCGACGCGTTCACCGACGACGCCGAACGCGCCCACGCCTTCCTCCTGCTCACCGAACTCGCCCTCGCGATCACCAGCGACCACACCGGTAGGGAGTTACCCGTCATCGTCCGGGAGATCTCCCTGCGCATCGCCGCCCTCGCCGCCGCCGACTGA
- a CDS encoding CbiQ family ECF transporter T component — translation MTDRRAGADAATAGPGRDLRPWSAARLPRGLHPGAWWLWALGLATAASHTTNPLLLALLVAVAALAVIRRRTDAPWALAFRMYLVLGAVIIVMRVVFRIVFGGGQGEHLLVSLPEIPLPEWAAGIRLFGPVAVEQVLGGFYDGLRLATMLVCLGAANALANPKRLLKAVPGALYAVGTAVVVALSVAPQLVESVLRVRRARRLRGAAGRGMRALRGIALPVLADALDRSLALAAAMDSRGYGRTAAVPAGQRAVTGALVLGGLVGVCAGTYGLLDTTGSGYLGLPMLLAGLAVAVTGMLLAGRRVRRSRYRPDRWRPAELLVAGCGVAAAALTLLAGSVAPELLYPPVSPLTWPELTPLMLLAVVAAAGPAWLAPPPPGSPSTRAPMADTPVSAVSTPTRVSDPATPVPGGHP, via the coding sequence ATGACTGACCGTCGGGCCGGGGCTGACGCGGCTACGGCCGGTCCGGGGCGCGACCTGCGCCCCTGGTCGGCCGCGCGGCTACCCCGGGGGTTGCATCCGGGCGCATGGTGGTTGTGGGCGCTCGGCCTGGCCACGGCGGCCAGCCACACCACCAATCCGTTGCTGTTGGCGCTGCTCGTCGCCGTCGCCGCGCTGGCGGTGATCCGGCGGCGCACCGATGCGCCGTGGGCGCTGGCGTTCCGGATGTACCTCGTCCTCGGCGCGGTGATCATCGTGATGCGGGTGGTGTTCCGGATCGTCTTCGGTGGCGGGCAGGGCGAGCACCTGCTGGTGTCGCTGCCGGAGATCCCGCTGCCCGAGTGGGCGGCGGGCATCCGGTTGTTCGGGCCGGTCGCCGTCGAACAGGTCCTCGGCGGCTTCTATGACGGGCTTCGACTGGCCACGATGCTGGTCTGCCTGGGTGCCGCCAACGCGTTGGCCAACCCGAAACGGCTCCTCAAGGCCGTTCCCGGGGCTCTGTACGCGGTGGGCACGGCCGTGGTGGTGGCGCTGTCGGTCGCGCCGCAACTGGTGGAGAGCGTGCTGCGGGTACGTCGGGCGCGTCGGCTGCGCGGCGCGGCCGGCCGGGGCATGCGTGCGCTCCGGGGAATTGCCCTGCCGGTGCTGGCCGACGCCCTGGACCGGTCGTTGGCGCTCGCGGCGGCGATGGACTCGCGCGGCTACGGCCGCACCGCGGCGGTGCCGGCCGGTCAGCGTGCCGTGACGGGGGCGCTGGTGCTCGGTGGGCTGGTCGGTGTCTGCGCCGGCACGTACGGGCTGCTCGACACCACCGGATCCGGCTACCTGGGTCTACCGATGCTCCTTGCCGGCCTGGCCGTCGCGGTGACCGGGATGCTGCTGGCCGGCCGGCGGGTCCGGCGTAGCCGCTACCGCCCGGACCGGTGGCGTCCCGCCGAGCTGCTGGTGGCCGGGTGTGGTGTCGCCGCTGCCGCGTTGACCCTGCTCGCCGGTTCCGTCGCCCCGGAGTTGCTCTATCCTCCGGTCAGCCCGCTCACCTGGCCCGAGCTGACGCCGCTGATGCTGCTCGCCGTCGTGGCAGCGGCGGGGCCGGCCTGGCTGGCACCGCCACCGCCCGGGTCGCCGTCGACCCGGGCGCCGATGGCGGACACACCGGTCAGCGCCGTCTCGACACCCACCCGTGTCAGCGACCCGGCGACACCCGTACCCGGAGGTCACCCGTGA
- the metE gene encoding 5-methyltetrahydropteroyltriglutamate--homocysteine S-methyltransferase — MTTSFGQSTVLGYPRIGSHREWKKAVEAYWAGTLDAAGLEDVAAGLRAEVWRTLRDARLDAIPSNTFSYYDHMLDTAVAVGAVPRRFARLGLGHLDTYFAMARGVDAAPALELTKWFDTNYHYLVPEIDPDTVFAANPAKALGEYAQARDLGITTRPVLVGPATFLLLAKGDDPFARLDDLVDTYARILTALADAGVAWIQLDEPAYVADRTPAEIDGLRHAYRRLGELPHRPRIFVATYFGDLGDALPALLDTPVEAVGLDLVAGPGNLHRLAAAGPLRGRTVVAGLVDGRNIWRTDLRAAVAAGATVGGLADHVAVSTSCSLLHVPVDLSAETSLDPELSARLAFARQKVDEVVLLGRALRDGTTSLPAPPPSVPPAWRHDDVRGRLAALRPTDRHRGDYAERAARQQERLGLPDLPTTTIGSFPQTTELRRARAAHRAGTLDDAGYTQRMRAEVEQVIRLQERLGLDVLVHGEPERNDMVQYFGEQLDGFAATTHGWVQSYGSRCVRPPIIHGDVARRAPMTVEWSTYAQSLTDRPVKGMLTGPVTILAWSFVRTDQPLADTADQVALALRDECRDLEAAGIRIIQVDEPALRETLPLRRADQTAYLDWAVNAFRLATSGVADDTQIHTHLCYSEFGEVITAIDALDADVTSIEASRSKMEILDDLAAIGYRRGVGPGVWDIHSPRIPPHDEVVDALHRAVAAVPARRLWVNPDCGLKTRTYAEVEASLRHLVAAAIEVRRS; from the coding sequence GTGACCACCTCATTCGGGCAGAGCACCGTGCTCGGCTATCCCCGTATCGGTTCCCACCGCGAGTGGAAAAAGGCCGTCGAGGCGTACTGGGCCGGCACGCTGGACGCCGCGGGCCTGGAGGACGTCGCGGCCGGGCTGCGGGCCGAGGTGTGGCGGACGCTGCGTGACGCCCGGCTCGACGCGATCCCGTCCAACACGTTCTCCTACTACGACCACATGCTCGACACCGCCGTCGCGGTCGGTGCGGTCCCCCGCCGGTTCGCCCGGCTCGGCCTCGGTCACCTCGACACCTACTTCGCCATGGCCCGTGGTGTCGATGCCGCGCCCGCGTTGGAACTCACCAAGTGGTTCGACACCAACTACCACTACCTGGTGCCGGAGATCGACCCCGACACCGTGTTCGCGGCGAATCCGGCAAAGGCGCTGGGCGAGTATGCGCAGGCACGTGACCTCGGCATCACCACCCGTCCGGTGCTGGTCGGGCCAGCCACCTTCCTGCTGCTGGCCAAGGGCGACGACCCGTTCGCCCGGCTCGACGACCTGGTCGACACGTACGCCCGGATCCTCACCGCCCTGGCCGACGCGGGCGTGGCCTGGATCCAACTGGACGAACCCGCCTACGTCGCCGACCGCACCCCGGCCGAGATCGACGGTCTGCGGCACGCCTACCGACGCCTCGGTGAGCTGCCCCACCGCCCCCGGATCTTCGTCGCCACCTACTTCGGTGACCTCGGCGACGCGCTGCCGGCGCTGCTGGACACCCCGGTCGAGGCGGTCGGCCTGGACCTGGTCGCCGGCCCGGGCAACCTGCACCGGCTCGCCGCAGCCGGTCCCCTGCGCGGCAGGACCGTCGTCGCCGGTCTGGTCGACGGGCGCAACATCTGGCGCACGGATCTACGCGCCGCTGTCGCCGCCGGTGCCACGGTCGGCGGACTGGCCGACCACGTGGCGGTGTCCACGTCCTGTTCGCTGCTGCACGTCCCGGTCGACCTGTCCGCCGAGACCTCCCTCGACCCGGAACTGTCCGCTCGACTCGCGTTCGCCCGGCAGAAGGTCGACGAGGTGGTCCTGCTCGGCCGGGCGCTGCGCGACGGCACCACCAGCCTGCCGGCCCCGCCGCCGTCCGTCCCGCCGGCGTGGCGGCACGATGACGTACGCGGCCGGTTGGCGGCGCTGCGCCCCACCGACCGGCACCGCGGCGACTACGCCGAGCGGGCCGCCCGCCAACAGGAACGGTTGGGGCTGCCGGACCTGCCGACCACCACGATCGGCTCGTTCCCGCAGACCACCGAGCTGCGCCGGGCCCGTGCCGCACACCGCGCCGGCACTCTCGACGACGCCGGCTACACGCAGCGGATGCGCGCCGAGGTGGAGCAGGTCATCCGGTTGCAGGAGCGGCTGGGCCTGGACGTGCTGGTGCACGGTGAGCCGGAGCGCAACGACATGGTCCAGTACTTCGGGGAGCAGCTCGACGGTTTCGCCGCCACCACGCACGGCTGGGTGCAGTCCTACGGCTCCCGGTGCGTCCGCCCGCCGATCATCCACGGGGACGTGGCCCGCCGTGCCCCGATGACCGTCGAGTGGTCCACCTACGCGCAGTCGCTGACCGACCGCCCGGTCAAGGGCATGCTCACCGGCCCGGTCACCATCCTGGCCTGGTCGTTCGTCCGTACCGACCAGCCCCTGGCCGACACCGCCGACCAGGTCGCGCTCGCGCTGCGCGACGAGTGCCGCGACCTGGAGGCCGCCGGGATCCGGATCATCCAGGTCGACGAACCCGCCCTGCGGGAGACCCTGCCGCTGCGCCGGGCCGACCAGACGGCGTACCTGGACTGGGCGGTGAACGCGTTCCGTCTCGCCACCAGTGGCGTCGCCGACGACACCCAGATCCACACCCACCTGTGCTACAGCGAGTTCGGCGAGGTGATCACCGCGATCGACGCTCTCGACGCCGATGTCACGAGCATCGAGGCGTCCCGCTCGAAGATGGAGATCCTCGACGACCTCGCCGCGATCGGCTACCGCCGGGGCGTCGGCCCCGGGGTGTGGGACATCCACTCGCCCCGCATCCCGCCCCACGATGAGGTGGTCGACGCGCTCCACCGGGCCGTCGCGGCCGTGCCCGCCCGGCGGTTGTGGGTCAACCCGGACTGCGGTCTGAAGACCCGTACCTACGCCGAAGTCGAGGCGTCCCTCCGACACCTGGTCGCAGCCGCCATCGAGGTCCGCCGGAGCTGA
- a CDS encoding endonuclease/exonuclease/phosphatase family protein encodes MSVDLDLSLFNYEAGGLQPDGTYTFTPLAHAFLNGPPPDLLMLCEAKFWHARGRRPLHTAMAHLTEVTGRPYVGELHTGALATAVIYDPRVLRLDAAEEPEFPDKRNLTRFSLRTDPTYQLHVYTEHWPHADPEQRLARARLLATTGTSPTPTLIAGDLNSTSSGPHLPTPDWTHIPTSTRDHKAHHHHGTWHADTRAVDRLIGTWNTPTNQRVNGAGYHHLAELDPHTPTPLPPTTNGPHGLHIDYILANDALLNTATVVPGTYTVHIPPDDPTTWPSDHRRISCTLRIHPTHTTREQ; translated from the coding sequence ATGAGCGTCGACCTCGACCTGTCCCTGTTCAACTACGAAGCCGGCGGACTCCAACCCGACGGCACCTACACCTTCACCCCCCTCGCCCACGCCTTCCTCAACGGACCACCCCCCGACCTCCTCATGCTCTGCGAAGCGAAATTCTGGCATGCCCGGGGCAGACGACCCCTGCATACCGCCATGGCACACCTCACCGAGGTGACCGGACGCCCCTACGTCGGGGAACTCCACACCGGAGCACTCGCCACCGCGGTCATCTACGACCCGCGTGTCCTGCGCCTCGACGCCGCCGAAGAACCCGAATTCCCCGACAAACGCAACCTCACCCGCTTCAGCCTCCGCACCGACCCCACCTACCAACTCCACGTCTACACCGAACACTGGCCCCACGCCGACCCGGAACAACGCCTCGCCCGCGCCCGACTCCTCGCCACCACCGGCACCAGCCCCACCCCCACCCTCATCGCCGGAGACCTCAACTCCACCAGCTCCGGCCCCCACCTCCCCACACCCGACTGGACCCACATCCCCACCAGCACCCGCGACCACAAAGCCCACCACCACCACGGAACCTGGCACGCCGACACCCGCGCCGTCGACCGACTCATCGGCACCTGGAACACCCCCACCAACCAGCGCGTCAATGGCGCCGGATACCACCACCTCGCCGAACTCGACCCCCACACACCCACCCCACTACCACCCACCACCAACGGCCCCCACGGCCTCCACATCGACTACATCCTCGCCAACGATGCTCTCCTCAACACCGCCACGGTCGTACCCGGCACCTACACAGTCCACATCCCACCCGACGACCCCACCACCTGGCCCTCCGACCACCGCCGCATCAGCTGCACCCTCCGCATACACCCCACCCACACCACCAGAGAACAGTGA